The DNA window GCCATCGATATCTGGCTTTGCAAACAACTCTTTGGCGTTTGCAGCATTCACACTACCACCATACAAAAGCCTAACACTTGCGGCTGCTTGAGTATCTAATGCGGCTAACTCTTTTCGAATAAACGCATGTACCTCTTGCGCTTGCTCCGGGCTTGCTGTTTTGCCCGTTCCAATTGCCCATATTGGTTCGTAGGCAATCACTGAATTCTTTATATAATCAGCGCCACATTCGTTGGCTACTGCATCTAGCTGCGCTTTAACAAAAGCGAATACATTACCACTCTCTCTTACTTCTAAGGGCTCACCAACACATATGATTGGTGTGAGACCCGCTGCTATAGCTGCTTTTACTTTCCTTGCAACTATTTCATTCGATTCCGCATGGCCTTCACGTCGCTCTGAGTGTCCGAGAATAACGTATTTACAACCTGCTTCCGAAATCATACCTAACGAAATTTCACCGGTATGCGCACCAGAAGCAAACTCGCTTGCATTTTGTGCACCTATATCAAACTCAGCGTGACTGAATTTAGATAAATAAACAGCTGGAGGACATATCACAACGTCAACCGCCGGGTTTGAGGCCAATTTTAAAGAAAAGGAATCAACTAACTCGTTGCTTCCATTCATTTTCCAATTGCCTGCTACAAAAGGCCTTCTTTTGGAATTTGTCATACTTTCTCCAAGGCCCACTGCAAAGCGGGCGTGATATTAACTAACCACTCACAATTATACAAGTATCAGTTTGTTAAATACGTAATAAGTTGAGTTCTTATGATGCTTTTTTAACCACTTCGGCAATTTTTTCAGCCCAGAAGTCACTTAGGCCCTTATCAATCGCCTCAACCATGACTCTAATAAGAGGTTCGGTTCCGCTTTTGCGTAAAAGCACACGACCTGCATCACCCATTTCCTCTTCTGCTTGAATAACAATGGCCTTAACTTTATCAGATTCAAGCGGATTTTTGCTTGGGTCAGCAAACTTGACGTTAATAAGGCGCTGGGGGAACCGAGTAAACCCAGAATTTAATACGCTTAATTTCATATTTGAACGCAACATTGCTGCAATTACTTGCAGCCCAGCAACAATGCCATCCCCCGTCGAAGCTAGGCTCAAATTAAGTACGTGCCCTGAATTTTCACCACCAATTTTCCACCCTTTTTCAAGCAGCATCTCCATTACATAACGATCACCAACGTTGGCGCGTGCGAATGGAATACCCAGTTTTTCGAGCGCGACTTCCATGCCTAAATTAGACATTTTAGTGCCCACAACACCACCTTGCAGTTGACCGTGCTTCATGGCTTCACGAGCGATAATGAAAATTATTTCATCACCATCAATCACGTTGCCCTTCTCATCCACCATCATTATTCTGTCGCCATCACCATCTAGCGCGAAACCAATATCTGCTTTATGCTCTTTAACCGCCTCAACTGCGGCGCGCATAGATGTCGCGCCAACCTGATGATTTATATTTATGCCGTTGGGTGAGGTTC is part of the Glaciecola nitratireducens FR1064 genome and encodes:
- the tpiA gene encoding triose-phosphate isomerase, translating into MTNSKRRPFVAGNWKMNGSNELVDSFSLKLASNPAVDVVICPPAVYLSKFSHAEFDIGAQNASEFASGAHTGEISLGMISEAGCKYVILGHSERREGHAESNEIVARKVKAAIAAGLTPIICVGEPLEVRESGNVFAFVKAQLDAVANECGADYIKNSVIAYEPIWAIGTGKTASPEQAQEVHAFIRKELAALDTQAAASVRLLYGGSVNAANAKELFAKPDIDGGLIGGASLKIEDFTTICQAAS
- the glmM gene encoding phosphoglucosamine mutase, which translates into the protein MTERKYFGTDGIRGKVGESAINPEFVMKLGYAAGKVLAGHGTNKVLIGKDTRISGYMLESALEAGLSAAGINIGLLGPMPTPAIAYLTKTFRSEAGIVISASHNPYYDNGIKFFSSTGHKLDDKIELAIEAQLELPMVCVESDKLGKATRINDAAGRYIEYCKGTFPSDLSLKGLKIVVDCAHGATYHIAPDVLAELGAEVIEIGTSPNGININHQVGATSMRAAVEAVKEHKADIGFALDGDGDRIMMVDEKGNVIDGDEIIFIIAREAMKHGQLQGGVVGTKMSNLGMEVALEKLGIPFARANVGDRYVMEMLLEKGWKIGGENSGHVLNLSLASTGDGIVAGLQVIAAMLRSNMKLSVLNSGFTRFPQRLINVKFADPSKNPLESDKVKAIVIQAEEEMGDAGRVLLRKSGTEPLIRVMVEAIDKGLSDFWAEKIAEVVKKAS